The nucleotide window GACGACGAGCACCCTGCGGCAGGACGGGCAGCTCGAGTGGGAGTGGAGCCACGCGTCGACGCACCCGACGTGGAACCCGTGGCCGCACTGCGGCAGCACCCGGAGGTCGTCCCCCTCCTCGAACTCCGCTAGGCAGATCGGGCACTCCACCAGGCCCCCGCCGCCGGCGCCGTACGAAATCGTCGGCAGCGCCCGCAAAGCCTCCTTCTCGAGGCCCTTGTTGGACGGCAGCACGGGCGAGCGCCGGAGGCAGGCGCAGCGGGCGACAAGGGCAAGCCCCGCGACTGAGACCACGGCGCAGAGAAGGGCGGCGATGACCACCACCACATCCGTGTCGATGGGGACCGACTCCGACGGCGGAAACGACGGTAACTGTTCAGATTCCGTCAGGAGAAATCTCGCCGCGGAAGGCATCGACAAGCAGAGAGACGCTTGCGAGAGAAAGTTGTGTTCAGAGTTGCACTTCGCTTTGTAATAGAGAGCAGAAATCAAAtataaaagaagggaagaaatcaagatgaaatgaCGACAATGTTCATGTGAAAGGCAACAATGTGTTACTGTAAATCTAATTGGACCAACGAGCTCCAAGGCTGCGCTATATCGTCTTTTCGCCTGAGGTTCTTGCAAACCACGCCCTACAGGCTCCTACGATCATCGAGTATGAGGTGCTGCCTCACTTAACCATTCAGTGATCGAGGGTGAGGCATTTGGTCGAACACCTTTGCGTGGACAATCCTCTCCGAAACAGGGGATCCATGCGCCTCTGCACACTCTGGCAGCAGACTAGGTAAAGGGCAATGCACTAAACATTACTTTGTAACAAGGTAATGGAACGGAGTCGAGAGTCCACATCGTTTACGAATCCATTGGCCACGAGCAGCATCCGAGTGCCCCTTCTTCCTGTGTCCTCGGCACAAAACTTGGTCCGCCCTGCAGTCTTTCCAGTGGATTGGCTTCTTCGGAACAAGAAAATTAATAGAAaagccttcttttcttctcctttttatagtaTACATGCTCTTCAACGACCCAAGCGATCAATGGATGAGAAAGAAAAGTTCTCTTTGTCCTGCACTCActaaccgccgccgccgccgccgcccagaAGTCACatcacgaagaagaagaagcaattgGATTCTCCTCCCATCAGTCTCGATGAACCAAACGTCGAACTGGTGCTATGAACCATTGAAATATGGGACATGCTTTGTGATTGTACTTTCTAGGACATAATATCTCTGGCTGAGAATTCAACACCTAAAATCCATCAATTAATCGATCCACTGATCTCTGTCACCCTTGGCAGCTCCCCTCGTTAAACTGGCAATGTTGATTCTACACCTTGGCCAACCTGCATCACGATTGGCGGATCTAAGTGGGACCCCCAAAAAGGTTTCATGGGTGAGAGTCTGATATCGATCTCACATCATAATAACAGGCACGATCTTGGCCGTCCACAGCATCACACAAAGGAGTCGATCGGACGATTTGGATTAGCCACTGGCACCAATTCGGTGATCCAAGTCAACCACAATCGGGCCGCGCTAGCGTGTCGGTTGCCCAATCCGGTCTAATTGTACCCCACCAGATTTCGATATAAAATGTACCCTATTCTGTTTCATACTTTTTCCCTCTCTTATTTTCCAAGCTTTCGACTTTGCATCTGTTTTCCGACTCTTTCGTGGTGCAATACTCTGCCCGATCTTTCATCTATTCTTAGAATGTTCGGCGAACTCAACGGAAAGAGGAGAAGGCAACGGCCTTTGATCGATGAGTTGTTGGGGATATCGTGGAAATGCCTGTCCCTTTTGGTACGTTCTAGGGTTTGTTTTGAAGACATGTTGGTTGGAGCGATTTATGTCGATTGCTTTGATTCTCCTGTTTGGATCCTTCGATTCGTCGTATTGGCGTGCTAAAATTGGGATTTTGGCGACTTCTGTGCAGTGTTTTGATTTGATGTTGAGGCATTTGGTGGCAAAGTTTCTATCTTTAGCGGGGTTTCCCGGAAGGAACAGTATTTGTTACCGATTTTGATTAGGTCTGGCACCGTTGGAGGATCTTGCTCGATTCGGAACTATCGACGTATATTTATTCGCTATCGAGATTTGGAGCTGACACATTCGTCGCGGCCGATATTTATAAGGGAGAATCTTTTCTTGAGGTTTAGCTTGCTGGATATCACCTTTGTTCGGGTTGCTTGAGAGGCGAAAGTTCCATTTTGTGCAAATAGTATTACTGCTTGCGAGGTCTCCTTGAATCATTCTTCGATATCAGAGTACGTTTTTAATGGTTTGGAAAGATTCCATGGCAGCCAGTACAGAATTTCCACCCCCAATGGTGATGCTGGATGGCAAGTACGGAAGCAAGGAGAACGGTTCTTTGATTGTTGGTGGCAGTGAAGATCTCAATACTTCGGAGGGCAGGAAGGATGTGAAAGTTGGGAAACCTCCTCGGCACCTCTCTGTTTTTCGACATACCGTCGGCCTGGTCGGTCTGGTTCGTTCAACCGATCCGTGTCCCTTCTTTTTAAGATTTCTTTTTTTCCCGGTGATTGCGCTATCATTATCTTAGTGATCATGGTTTCATTTTCTAAATATTTTAGGACTTGAATCTGGGGACCCTTGGCTTGATTTGTCCACAGGAAGGCCAGAGTGCCTTCCTGCCTGTGTTCCGGTCAGGCAGCTGCTCGGAGATTGGGCCAAAGCCATACATGGAGGACGAGCATATCTGCATAGATAATCTAGTCAAGCATCTTGGAGCTTCTGTCAATTGCCCATCACC belongs to Musa acuminata AAA Group cultivar baxijiao chromosome BXJ3-5, Cavendish_Baxijiao_AAA, whole genome shotgun sequence and includes:
- the LOC103984530 gene encoding RING-H2 finger protein ATL8, yielding MPSAARFLLTESEQLPSFPPSESVPIDTDVVVVIAALLCAVVSVAGLALVARCACLRRSPVLPSNKGLEKEALRALPTISYGAGGGGLVECPICLAEFEEGDDLRVLPQCGHGFHVGCVDAWLHSHSSCPSCRRVLVVAAPLSR